A single Crateriforma conspicua DNA region contains:
- a CDS encoding DUF1269 domain-containing protein has protein sequence MSSITPRQHSAVDKNCLIAEFRRDEAFRNGLLALQKARFDEQQISTVVRSDELDNTKTPKTGQRTANKVDSEKLTSATTMTGGLVGGAIGAASLVGPFLVAGPIAGMAVGAVGGGLIAALTNTGVQTENAKTYQQRVEEGSRLIIMEDEPLKLREAERILKTVDPVTLEVFLREGDAA, from the coding sequence ATGTCCAGCATCACCCCCCGCCAACATTCGGCTGTCGACAAAAATTGCCTGATCGCGGAATTTCGCCGCGACGAAGCGTTTCGCAACGGTCTTTTGGCGTTGCAGAAAGCACGCTTCGACGAACAACAAATCTCGACCGTTGTGAGATCCGACGAACTCGACAACACGAAGACTCCGAAAACGGGCCAAAGAACCGCTAACAAGGTCGACAGCGAAAAACTGACCTCCGCAACCACGATGACCGGTGGCCTGGTCGGTGGTGCGATCGGCGCTGCAAGTTTGGTCGGCCCTTTTCTAGTCGCCGGACCGATCGCGGGAATGGCCGTAGGTGCGGTCGGCGGTGGGTTGATCGCCGCACTGACCAATACCGGCGTTCAAACCGAGAATGCGAAGACGTATCAGCAACGCGTGGAGGAAGGTTCGCGGTTGATCATCATGGAAGATGAACCGTTGAAGTTGCGTGAAGCGGAACGCATCTTAAAGACCGTCGACCCTGTGACGCTGGAAGTCTTCCTTCGCGAAGGAGATGCGGCGTAG
- a CDS encoding sodium:calcium antiporter produces the protein MFEFQQLSIPTNVVIFFVAACVVWLAGTKLSRYVDLFAERTGVGEAFAGAMLLGGATSLPELATTVTAGWSGAATLAGSNLLGGIVMQIAVLAFIDAFVLRGKPLTMFSPRSSLLLVGIVLIAMIALACAAIASGDRYVWQGIGIWPPLLFVAYVASMAVIYRYEGSPRWEPRGEVAQPPESAKDLKDSFHEAFDNVSTKTIIGLFCMSGLAVLIGGYFVARSGEALANQTGISQGFIGATLVAVATSLPELSTTYSAVRFGAYSMAAANILGTNSLEVALFLPAELAYREGGIMNAVAASSVFLAALGILVTCLYLWGVLERRDKTFLGMGIDSFAVLVVYAIGMTIYSTL, from the coding sequence ATGTTTGAATTCCAACAGCTTTCGATCCCCACCAATGTGGTCATCTTTTTCGTTGCGGCCTGCGTCGTTTGGTTGGCGGGTACGAAACTAAGCCGCTACGTCGACTTGTTTGCCGAACGCACGGGTGTCGGCGAAGCCTTCGCCGGCGCGATGCTATTGGGCGGTGCGACCAGCTTGCCGGAACTTGCAACAACGGTCACCGCCGGATGGTCGGGCGCCGCCACCCTAGCAGGATCCAACCTGCTGGGCGGTATCGTCATGCAGATCGCTGTTTTGGCGTTCATTGATGCCTTTGTGTTGCGAGGCAAACCGCTGACGATGTTTTCACCGCGATCATCCCTACTGCTGGTCGGCATCGTGTTGATTGCGATGATCGCACTTGCCTGTGCCGCGATCGCCAGCGGAGACCGTTACGTGTGGCAGGGCATTGGAATTTGGCCGCCGCTGCTGTTTGTCGCCTATGTGGCGTCGATGGCCGTGATCTATCGCTATGAAGGCAGCCCCCGCTGGGAACCGCGTGGTGAAGTGGCCCAGCCACCCGAGTCGGCCAAAGACCTAAAGGACAGCTTTCACGAAGCGTTCGACAACGTCAGCACGAAAACGATCATAGGATTGTTTTGCATGAGCGGTCTGGCGGTTTTGATCGGCGGGTATTTCGTCGCGCGAAGTGGCGAAGCATTGGCGAACCAGACGGGAATCAGCCAAGGTTTCATCGGTGCCACTTTGGTTGCCGTGGCCACCAGTCTGCCTGAATTAAGCACGACTTATTCCGCCGTCCGCTTCGGTGCGTACAGCATGGCGGCGGCCAACATTTTGGGAACCAATAGTTTGGAAGTCGCTTTATTCTTGCCGGCCGAGCTGGCCTATCGCGAAGGAGGCATCATGAATGCGGTCGCGGCATCGTCAGTCTTCTTGGCCGCTCTGGGCATTCTGGTCACTTGCCTGTACCTGTGGGGCGTTTTGGAGCGGCGAGACAAAACCTTCCTAGGCATGGGTATTGATTCCTTCGCTGTTCTGGTCGTCTATGCCATCGGCATGACCATTTATTCAACGCTGTGA
- a CDS encoding NAD-dependent epimerase/dehydratase family protein, with product MKEQHQQDRPAVIVTGSSGLLGGPVCRRLAEEGYEVFGFDRVGLPEPPKHLRHVHDIECDVTSYANVQGALRKVHERTGGRLASVVHMAAYYDFSGADSDLYREVTVNGTDRLLNGLSDFRLEQFIFTSTMLVHRPCAVGDRIREDSPLQAQWAYPESKIATERLIREGHPSVSSVFLRIAGVYTDYGRQPTLVQQIKRIAEKDFQGHFYPGDGDNGQSAVHVDDAVEAIVRTVNRRERIEPKTAILIGEPDPPSYGELQDRIGQQLHGEDWATVQIPKAVAKVGAAVNDTVSGGESFIKPYMVDMADDHYALDISRAEELLGWKPKHDLRETLAGIVQMAQQNPEHFRKQNGLD from the coding sequence ATGAAAGAACAACATCAACAAGATCGCCCGGCGGTGATCGTCACGGGCAGTTCCGGGCTTTTAGGCGGCCCGGTTTGTCGACGTTTGGCCGAAGAGGGATACGAAGTGTTTGGGTTCGACCGCGTCGGTCTTCCCGAACCACCCAAACACTTGCGGCACGTCCATGACATTGAATGCGACGTGACCAGCTATGCCAATGTTCAAGGTGCGCTGCGGAAAGTACACGAGCGAACCGGTGGCCGTTTGGCAAGCGTGGTTCACATGGCGGCGTACTACGATTTCAGCGGCGCTGATAGCGATCTGTACCGCGAAGTGACCGTCAACGGTACTGATCGGCTATTGAACGGCTTGAGCGATTTCCGTTTGGAACAGTTCATCTTCACCAGCACCATGTTGGTTCATCGGCCTTGTGCAGTGGGTGATCGCATCCGCGAAGACAGTCCGCTGCAAGCACAGTGGGCCTATCCAGAAAGCAAGATTGCTACCGAACGGTTGATTCGCGAAGGGCATCCCAGTGTGTCGTCGGTGTTTCTGCGGATCGCGGGCGTGTACACCGACTACGGTCGCCAGCCGACATTGGTCCAACAGATTAAACGGATCGCCGAGAAAGACTTTCAGGGCCATTTCTATCCTGGCGACGGCGACAACGGACAATCCGCAGTGCATGTCGACGACGCGGTCGAAGCGATTGTCCGAACGGTCAATCGCCGCGAACGCATTGAACCCAAGACGGCGATTTTGATCGGTGAACCCGATCCGCCCAGCTACGGGGAATTGCAAGACCGCATCGGCCAGCAGCTGCACGGCGAAGATTGGGCAACGGTCCAGATTCCCAAGGCGGTCGCCAAGGTCGGTGCCGCGGTCAATGACACCGTCAGCGGTGGTGAATCGTTCATCAAGCCCTACATGGTCGACATGGCTGACGATCACTACGCCTTGGACATTTCCCGAGCGGAAGAACTGCTGGGCTGGAAGCCCAAGCATGACTTGCGTGAAACGTTAGCCGGGATCGTTCAAATGGCCCAACAGAATCCGGAACACTTCCGCAAACAGAATGGGTTGGACTGA
- a CDS encoding vitamin K epoxide reductase family protein, translating into MDIAIDRTPARLNVAVPPYPHNPSSWIQRLPICLLAFVAAGISTHLAMYQWGLIDSTWDPVFGDSSNRVLKSDAAKWMYRMLGIHDAALGVIAYLGDAILGLAGSTRRWQYRPWLVILFGIDVIPLGIVSVILVLCQAFVVGQWCFLCLVTAAISLILVYWAWDEVRSSVVYLYLVWKDDRSWRQLWKAFWGYHDEAFDRAAAKMLAQEN; encoded by the coding sequence ATGGACATTGCGATCGACCGAACGCCTGCCCGATTGAACGTCGCCGTTCCGCCGTATCCACACAATCCATCCTCGTGGATTCAGAGGTTGCCGATTTGTTTGTTGGCCTTTGTGGCCGCAGGAATCTCGACCCACTTGGCGATGTATCAGTGGGGCTTGATCGATTCCACCTGGGATCCGGTCTTCGGCGACAGCAGCAACCGAGTCTTGAAATCAGACGCGGCCAAATGGATGTACCGCATGCTGGGCATCCACGATGCGGCGCTGGGTGTCATCGCATACCTGGGTGACGCGATTCTGGGGCTTGCAGGTTCCACACGACGTTGGCAATATCGCCCGTGGTTAGTGATCCTGTTCGGGATCGACGTCATTCCGCTGGGCATTGTTAGCGTCATCTTGGTGCTGTGCCAAGCGTTCGTCGTTGGACAATGGTGCTTTCTGTGCTTGGTGACCGCAGCGATTTCGTTGATCTTGGTCTATTGGGCCTGGGACGAGGTGCGTTCGTCGGTCGTGTACCTGTACTTGGTTTGGAAAGACGATCGCAGTTGGCGGCAATTGTGGAAGGCGTTTTGGGGTTACCACGACGAAGCGTTTGACCGCGCCGCCGCAAAGATGCTGGCACAGGAGAACTAA
- a CDS encoding SPW repeat protein has translation MWGRVVEIMTAVWLAISPWIFGVSDQPHLVWSDMLIALAIATCSGLSYWRPTRRAHLVILLISVGLIAWGRLSGTPPIAAHQNHIVIGLFLLMIALIPNEASRPPEPWRFETTAKV, from the coding sequence ATGTGGGGACGCGTTGTCGAAATCATGACCGCCGTTTGGCTGGCCATCAGCCCTTGGATCTTCGGCGTCAGCGACCAGCCCCACTTGGTCTGGTCTGACATGCTGATCGCGCTGGCTATCGCCACCTGTTCGGGACTGTCCTATTGGCGTCCCACGCGGCGGGCACACTTGGTGATCCTATTGATCTCCGTTGGGCTGATCGCTTGGGGGCGACTGTCGGGCACACCGCCGATTGCCGCGCACCAGAATCACATCGTCATCGGGTTGTTTTTGTTGATGATCGCCCTGATCCCCAACGAAGCATCTCGCCCGCCCGAACCTTGGCGATTCGAAACCACCGCCAAGGTTTGA
- a CDS encoding SHD1 domain-containing protein gives MILLAAAICFATPAHARTWTDKTGVYTIDAELFAFNDEHVVLQRADGELGMYKLEDLSDADREYLKDEDALEASQANLDKQQVWTLTSGAKVKGLVVDYARVEVSIQRRRGKLYINDRAYKNLPPVYQVITRKVVAQIQQKDDVTEQEMFAWVRTLGGEPKKVTIEGVRMELADENEYVVPFFLFDDASYDLLQGGWHQWLAAHEKDDYEAKDDETFRLQSSAASAYQRQQFDRQIAIANLNMNAIRAGVTSLWEVTLYPKPGNPYPPRWVTVYGRDSLVAQQQAQMQFPAYTIGSVRKVSR, from the coding sequence GTGATTCTTTTGGCCGCCGCCATTTGCTTTGCCACGCCGGCCCACGCCAGAACTTGGACCGACAAGACCGGCGTTTACACCATCGACGCGGAGCTATTCGCCTTCAACGACGAACACGTCGTGCTGCAGCGTGCCGACGGCGAATTAGGTATGTACAAGTTGGAAGATCTGTCCGACGCCGATCGCGAATACTTGAAAGACGAAGACGCGTTGGAGGCATCGCAAGCAAACCTGGACAAACAACAGGTTTGGACGCTTACCAGCGGTGCGAAAGTGAAAGGTCTGGTCGTCGACTATGCTCGCGTCGAAGTATCGATTCAACGCCGTCGCGGCAAGTTGTATATCAACGATCGCGCGTACAAAAACTTGCCGCCGGTGTACCAGGTGATCACCCGCAAAGTGGTCGCCCAAATCCAACAGAAAGACGATGTCACCGAGCAAGAAATGTTCGCCTGGGTGCGAACCCTGGGCGGTGAACCAAAAAAAGTGACCATCGAAGGTGTGCGGATGGAACTGGCGGATGAAAACGAATACGTCGTGCCGTTCTTCCTGTTCGATGATGCCAGCTATGACTTGTTGCAAGGCGGTTGGCATCAATGGTTGGCCGCACACGAAAAAGACGACTACGAAGCCAAAGACGATGAAACGTTTCGGCTGCAATCGTCCGCCGCATCCGCCTACCAGCGTCAACAGTTCGACCGCCAAATCGCAATCGCAAACTTGAACATGAATGCCATCCGTGCCGGCGTGACCAGCTTGTGGGAAGTCACGCTTTACCCCAAACCGGGCAACCCGTACCCGCCGCGATGGGTCACCGTGTACGGTCGCGACAGCTTGGTCGCCCAACAGCAGGCACAGATGCAATTCCCGGCCTACACGATCGGGTCGGTGCGAAAGGTCTCTCGCTAA
- a CDS encoding AI-2E family transporter, producing MIPSDSLPEYEISETRIQTICLMILASVAGIYLVFWLRPVLVPLVVAFFIVSGVAPILDFLEKRFGVSRLVAAGIAFLLGLAVMTLFGVTVWVSMVDLSTNSSDYRQRVRQLVMKAESGLPFDLFSSDVSLLKPPPPPPANDRLPSPGDPPPPASDPPPGSAVSSETKNSPVQRSTSSPASETSPDRKEAASSDSDPATSDQRLADPDNPNAVDANPDESVASDTNDSVADESTTDRGEQIASRKLVTVPSVAEPSVPSSHVPSWREALAAETSAALPPIDYDDERTKQATRIVDAFVRDGIAMISQALISLVSTSVVVLIYVFFILLGSPTFKKNRTMEEVDQQVRGYLSLKTLISIGTGFLFGLTLHLFGVPMALSFGVLAFLLNFIPNIGPIVASVLPVPLIILDPSGNVWWMVAVIVATGTIQLISGNVVEPKVMGDSSDLHPVTILLALMFWGMMWGIVGMFLATPMTAAMKILLERFEMTRPVARLMAGRSSDDDDGDPFGPSVTTAPATTG from the coding sequence ATGATTCCGTCTGATTCACTGCCCGAATACGAGATTTCCGAGACTCGGATTCAAACCATCTGTTTGATGATTCTGGCCAGCGTTGCGGGCATCTATTTGGTGTTCTGGCTTCGCCCCGTCTTGGTGCCCCTGGTGGTCGCGTTCTTCATCGTCAGTGGTGTGGCGCCGATTTTGGATTTCTTGGAAAAACGATTCGGCGTCTCGCGATTGGTGGCCGCGGGTATCGCGTTTTTGTTGGGCTTGGCCGTGATGACCCTTTTCGGCGTGACCGTTTGGGTTTCGATGGTCGACTTATCCACCAATTCATCGGACTATCGCCAGCGAGTCCGACAGTTGGTGATGAAGGCTGAATCGGGTTTGCCGTTTGATTTGTTTTCCAGTGACGTTTCCCTTTTGAAACCGCCGCCGCCACCGCCCGCCAACGATCGACTTCCGTCGCCCGGCGACCCGCCGCCCCCGGCGAGCGACCCACCGCCCGGCAGCGCCGTGAGTTCCGAAACCAAGAACAGCCCCGTCCAGCGGTCGACATCCAGCCCAGCGTCGGAAACATCCCCAGACCGCAAGGAGGCCGCGTCGTCGGATTCCGATCCCGCGACGTCAGACCAACGTTTGGCGGATCCGGACAATCCAAACGCCGTTGATGCGAATCCCGATGAATCTGTTGCTTCTGATACCAATGACTCGGTGGCCGACGAATCGACAACCGATCGCGGCGAACAGATCGCATCACGTAAGTTGGTTACGGTGCCGTCGGTTGCGGAGCCTTCGGTGCCTTCATCGCATGTCCCCAGTTGGCGTGAAGCCTTGGCGGCTGAAACCTCCGCTGCTCTGCCACCGATCGATTACGACGACGAACGAACCAAGCAGGCGACACGTATCGTGGACGCTTTCGTTCGTGACGGTATCGCCATGATTTCCCAGGCCTTAATCAGCCTGGTGTCCACCAGCGTGGTCGTGCTGATCTATGTGTTCTTCATCCTGCTGGGCTCACCAACGTTCAAGAAGAATCGCACCATGGAGGAAGTCGATCAACAAGTCCGCGGATACTTGTCGCTGAAGACTTTGATTTCGATCGGCACCGGGTTTCTGTTTGGCTTGACGTTGCACTTGTTTGGTGTCCCGATGGCGTTGTCGTTTGGCGTCTTGGCATTCCTGCTGAACTTCATTCCCAACATCGGTCCCATCGTTGCCAGCGTTTTGCCGGTGCCGTTGATCATTTTGGATCCCAGCGGCAACGTTTGGTGGATGGTTGCCGTGATTGTGGCCACCGGAACCATTCAGTTAATCAGTGGTAATGTTGTCGAGCCCAAGGTGATGGGTGATTCGTCCGATCTGCATCCGGTGACGATCCTGTTGGCACTGATGTTTTGGGGCATGATGTGGGGGATCGTGGGCATGTTTTTGGCCACGCCGATGACCGCGGCGATGAAAATCTTGCTGGAACGCTTCGAAATGACGCGCCCCGTCGCCCGGTTGATGGCCGGACGATCCAGCGACGACGACGATGGCGATCCGTTCGGCCCATCGGTGACAACCGCTCCGGCGACGACGGGGTGA
- a CDS encoding FAD:protein FMN transferase, with protein sequence MNGTDEPFLTHVSHRAMACSFVVVLPPWHAAKVEVAVAALESLDEIERRLSVYRADSEINQINRSGVGQAVKVSTPTFEVLRHALEISRQTSGAFDVTAGPLVKAWGFMQRSGKKPTATEIDAARTCVGYDAIDLDPDRRTVTLQKPGMQINLGGIGKGDAIDRVAGRLRENGIDDFLLHGGQSSVFAAGNGDTDAVGWQLGIAHPTKPNRRIGGIRLLDAALGTSGSGQQFFHHRGVRYGHVIDPRTGYPGSDLSSLTVICDTAIKADAIGTALFVEGARRSIELNQQWASSTTSSSGQPPGSGTHDGMSAAQSDANLEAVGEEIRDENVGTLPTVRLRHHRGKFAAVFCRPGQRQDQILVDLSGPIELFDIDLDLIDPQSLQAD encoded by the coding sequence ATGAATGGAACCGACGAGCCCTTTTTGACGCATGTTTCGCACCGCGCGATGGCATGTTCCTTCGTCGTCGTGCTGCCGCCCTGGCACGCGGCGAAAGTGGAGGTGGCGGTCGCCGCACTGGAATCGCTGGATGAAATCGAAAGGCGCTTGTCGGTCTATCGCGCGGACAGCGAAATCAACCAAATCAATCGGTCCGGCGTGGGGCAAGCGGTAAAGGTTTCCACGCCCACCTTTGAAGTCCTGCGGCATGCGTTGGAAATCAGTCGTCAAACCTCCGGCGCGTTTGATGTGACGGCCGGACCGCTGGTCAAAGCGTGGGGGTTCATGCAACGCAGCGGAAAAAAGCCGACGGCGACGGAGATCGACGCGGCCAGAACGTGCGTGGGCTACGACGCGATCGACTTGGACCCCGACCGGCGGACGGTCACACTTCAAAAGCCGGGGATGCAAATCAACTTGGGCGGCATCGGCAAAGGCGACGCGATCGACCGTGTGGCGGGACGCTTGCGCGAAAACGGGATCGATGATTTTCTTTTGCACGGCGGTCAAAGCAGCGTCTTCGCGGCCGGCAATGGCGACACCGATGCGGTGGGCTGGCAACTGGGGATCGCCCATCCGACCAAACCCAACCGACGAATCGGCGGAATCCGTTTGCTGGATGCCGCACTGGGAACCAGTGGCAGCGGCCAACAGTTCTTTCACCATCGCGGCGTTCGATACGGGCATGTCATCGACCCGCGAACCGGATATCCGGGCAGCGATCTGTCGTCGTTGACCGTCATCTGCGACACGGCGATCAAAGCGGACGCCATCGGCACCGCGTTGTTCGTCGAAGGGGCCCGGCGATCGATCGAATTGAACCAGCAGTGGGCGTCGTCAACGACCAGCAGCAGTGGCCAGCCGCCCGGTTCCGGCACGCACGACGGGATGTCCGCGGCGCAAAGTGATGCAAACTTGGAGGCCGTTGGCGAAGAAATACGTGACGAAAACGTCGGGACTTTGCCAACAGTGCGACTGAGGCATCACCGGGGTAAATTCGCAGCCGTATTCTGCCGTCCGGGACAGCGACAGGACCAGATTCTGGTCGATCTTTCGGGCCCAATTGAACTGTTTGATATCGATCTGGACCTGATCGATCCGCAGTCATTACAAGCGGATTGA
- a CDS encoding esterase/lipase family protein, producing MYQPTARRNDVPTIVGLLSLLLVLSGCCGSFSATWMPVKVMPASTDATVCLVPWNQPSQESKCDQAGNLDAIREIYDRAVQMESDCQSHCVDLYFQVATATLPFDGPLPQGTFDVCGGHADCGCSTASLGRDLHKSALSRLVHSGQRFGRFDHGKHLTVHTESRVVQLPLHRDGFLWRPDDFRFLRLVGDYRTDAIHPLYRTAGRGVPLVVETARGDDDPLVMPNVPFAATLCMTQSNEGQSSVRLTLHDPLRSSQRPGLYRCNDAQPDFGAFYSPDIATDISAPLAYRLSQRRGDNLDNVTSLSDSTGPCRLAAIEPYQPGKIPVIFIHGLGSSPATWVQMVNALRSHPDLVSRFQFWEFEYPRGLPYPTAARKLRSELIRVRHAIDPDFDDDALSDCVGVGHSLGGLIAKVISTTPDIDQDPACRIRRIVHIGTPHRGAVPSNRVFSVLVDGVRALRGNMPQDHVPGCPHRSNNIDLTIVGNPYLVDLNATPPNEGIITHSIIGNRFGNCVGEPCDGIVTVDSARDHYAVSERMIRTRHSMLNKHAEAIEEVIRILRHHRLELQSCPAPVLLHAPLIAPASLSIVTDDDPPEAWHLASPNGANDASQCDQKLPDATSGDQGTIRSTVAPCLSSTTDVTPDVASEATSPTDNW from the coding sequence GTGTACCAGCCAACCGCCCGCCGCAATGACGTGCCGACGATCGTCGGTCTATTGTCGTTGCTGTTGGTCTTGTCCGGTTGCTGTGGGTCATTCAGCGCGACCTGGATGCCGGTCAAAGTGATGCCGGCATCAACCGATGCAACGGTTTGCTTGGTCCCCTGGAACCAGCCGTCCCAAGAATCCAAATGTGATCAAGCGGGCAACCTGGATGCGATTCGCGAGATCTATGACCGGGCGGTTCAGATGGAATCGGATTGCCAGTCACATTGCGTGGACCTGTACTTTCAAGTCGCCACCGCAACGTTGCCGTTTGATGGCCCGTTACCCCAAGGAACGTTTGACGTTTGCGGCGGTCACGCCGACTGTGGATGTTCGACCGCGTCGTTGGGCCGTGACCTGCACAAATCCGCTCTGAGCCGTCTGGTCCACAGCGGGCAACGATTCGGACGCTTCGATCACGGCAAACACTTGACCGTGCACACCGAATCGCGGGTGGTGCAGCTACCGCTGCATCGTGACGGCTTTTTGTGGCGCCCCGATGATTTCCGTTTTTTGCGGTTGGTCGGTGATTACCGGACCGATGCGATCCATCCGCTGTATCGCACCGCTGGTCGCGGCGTTCCATTGGTGGTCGAAACCGCGCGAGGCGATGATGATCCCCTGGTGATGCCCAACGTTCCCTTCGCGGCAACGCTATGCATGACCCAATCGAACGAAGGCCAATCGTCCGTTCGATTGACGCTGCACGATCCTTTGCGATCTTCCCAACGTCCCGGACTATACCGATGCAATGATGCGCAACCCGATTTTGGTGCGTTTTATTCACCGGACATCGCCACCGATATTTCCGCACCACTGGCCTATCGATTAAGCCAACGTCGCGGAGACAATCTTGACAATGTCACCTCGCTTAGCGATTCGACCGGGCCGTGCCGCTTGGCAGCGATTGAACCGTACCAACCTGGAAAGATCCCGGTCATCTTCATTCATGGTTTGGGATCCAGCCCGGCGACCTGGGTGCAAATGGTCAACGCCTTGCGATCGCATCCCGACTTGGTGTCGCGTTTCCAGTTCTGGGAATTTGAATATCCGCGTGGCTTGCCCTATCCGACCGCGGCCAGAAAGTTGCGTTCGGAATTGATCCGCGTTCGACACGCCATCGATCCCGACTTTGACGACGATGCATTGTCCGATTGCGTCGGCGTGGGCCACAGTTTGGGTGGGTTGATTGCCAAAGTCATCTCCACGACACCCGACATCGATCAGGACCCCGCATGTCGCATCCGTCGCATCGTGCATATCGGGACACCGCACCGTGGTGCAGTGCCGTCCAACCGTGTTTTTTCGGTTTTGGTCGATGGGGTGCGTGCGCTGCGTGGGAACATGCCGCAGGACCATGTCCCGGGGTGCCCACATCGGTCAAACAACATTGACCTGACGATCGTCGGGAACCCCTACTTGGTCGACTTGAATGCGACCCCGCCAAACGAAGGCATCATCACCCATTCGATCATTGGCAATCGTTTCGGGAATTGTGTGGGTGAACCGTGTGACGGCATCGTGACCGTCGACAGCGCGCGGGATCACTACGCAGTGTCCGAAAGGATGATCCGCACACGTCATTCGATGCTGAATAAACACGCCGAAGCCATCGAAGAAGTCATCCGCATCTTGCGTCATCACCGTTTGGAATTGCAATCCTGTCCGGCGCCGGTGCTGTTGCATGCACCGTTGATCGCCCCCGCCAGTCTGTCGATCGTTACCGACGACGACCCACCGGAAGCTTGGCATCTGGCAAGCCCCAATGGTGCGAATGACGCATCCCAATGCGATCAAAAATTGCCGGACGCAACATCAGGGGATCAGGGCACCATCAGATCGACAGTCGCACCTTGTTTGTCCAGCACCACCGATGTGACACCGGATGTTGCATCCGAAGCAACGTCGCCGACCGACAACTGGTAA